One region of Endozoicomonas sp. Mp262 genomic DNA includes:
- the trpD gene encoding anthranilate phosphoribosyltransferase, with translation MHIKDAIARVVQHLDLSRSEMIAVMQQIMTGQCTDLEIGSLLTALRMKSESIDEITGAATVLRELVTHVEVDAGHLVDIVGTGGDDAHLFNVSTASAFVAAAAGAHVAKHGNRGVSSSSGSADLLEKAGVNLAMNPDEVARCIREVGIGFMFAPAHHVAMKNVASIRKSLGIRTLFNILGPLSNPAGVDNLVVGVFTRELCRPLAEVFRELGNNHVMVVHSRDGLDEISIASETCVAELKNGEVREFTIEPEDFNIDSQSLIGISVKDSEESLALIRDALGRRQGQHAHKAADIIALNSGAAIYVAGIANTLGQGIAMARDTIASGLALEKMQELASFCSVFIEDQ, from the coding sequence ATGCATATTAAAGATGCTATTGCCAGGGTTGTTCAGCACCTCGATTTGAGCCGCTCTGAAATGATCGCTGTGATGCAGCAAATTATGACAGGCCAGTGTACCGACCTTGAGATCGGCTCATTGCTCACAGCGCTGCGAATGAAAAGTGAAAGTATTGATGAAATCACCGGAGCTGCAACAGTGCTGCGGGAGCTGGTCACTCATGTGGAAGTGGACGCCGGGCATTTGGTGGATATTGTCGGTACGGGAGGGGATGATGCCCACCTCTTTAATGTTTCAACCGCTTCCGCTTTTGTAGCGGCGGCGGCGGGTGCCCATGTTGCCAAACATGGTAACCGGGGGGTATCCAGCTCCAGCGGCAGTGCTGACCTGCTGGAAAAAGCAGGCGTTAACCTTGCTATGAATCCTGATGAGGTAGCCCGTTGTATCAGGGAGGTTGGCATTGGCTTTATGTTTGCACCGGCTCATCATGTGGCCATGAAAAATGTTGCCAGTATTCGTAAATCGTTGGGTATACGAACCTTGTTCAATATTCTTGGCCCCTTATCCAATCCGGCAGGTGTGGATAACCTGGTGGTTGGCGTCTTTACCCGTGAACTGTGCCGTCCCCTGGCGGAAGTCTTCCGGGAGCTGGGTAACAATCACGTCATGGTGGTTCACTCCCGGGATGGCCTGGATGAAATCAGTATTGCCAGCGAAACCTGTGTGGCGGAGTTAAAAAACGGCGAAGTCCGTGAATTCACCATCGAGCCGGAAGACTTTAATATCGACTCCCAAAGTCTTATTGGTATCAGTGTTAAAGATTCAGAGGAATCCCTGGCGCTAATCAGGGATGCACTGGGCCGGCGTCAGGGTCAACATGCCCACAAAGCGGCAGACATAATTGCCCTGAATAGTGGCGCTGCTATCTATGTTGCAGGTATTGCCAATACATTAGGTCAGGGCATAGCAATGGCCCGGGATACCATTGCCAGCGGCCTCGCCCTTGAAAAAATGCAGGAGCTGGCCAGCTTCTGCAGCGTATTTATCGAGGATCAGTAA
- a CDS encoding aminodeoxychorismate/anthranilate synthase component II, with protein MLLMIDNYDSFTWNLVQYFGELGARVEVHRNDHITLADIERLNPGHIVVSPGPCTPNEAGISMDVIQRFQGEIPILGVCLGHQSIGQVYGGKVIRARKVMHGKVSPVFHKDQSVFKGLPTPFNTTRYHSLVIEKETLPPCLEVTAWTQTESGENDEIMGIRHRDLPVEGVQFHPESIMTEYGHDMLANFLKQ; from the coding sequence ATGCTGTTAATGATTGATAATTATGATTCGTTCACCTGGAATCTGGTGCAATATTTTGGTGAGCTGGGTGCCCGGGTGGAGGTGCATCGTAACGACCATATCACCCTTGCTGATATTGAAAGGCTGAACCCCGGGCATATCGTGGTATCGCCCGGCCCCTGTACACCAAACGAAGCCGGTATTTCCATGGATGTGATACAACGATTTCAGGGTGAAATTCCGATCCTGGGTGTTTGCCTGGGGCATCAAAGTATCGGTCAGGTTTATGGTGGCAAGGTGATTCGGGCCAGAAAAGTGATGCATGGCAAGGTATCACCGGTGTTTCATAAGGATCAGAGTGTTTTTAAAGGGTTGCCCACTCCTTTTAACACCACCCGATACCATTCACTGGTTATTGAAAAAGAGACGCTGCCTCCCTGTTTGGAAGTCACCGCATGGACACAGACAGAAAGTGGGGAAAATGATGAAATTATGGGAATCCGTCATCGGGACTTACCGGTGGAAGGGGTTCAGTTTCATCCGGAATCCATCATGACCGAATATGGTCATGACATGCTGGCTAATTTCCTCAAGCAATAG
- the trpC gene encoding indole-3-glycerol phosphate synthase TrpC has product MSLPTILTKIIARKYEEVSEGQRQLTLANARAQVADCPPARGFAARLQRQARSGKAAIIAELKKASPSKGIIREHFEPSTIAENYEQAGATCLSVLTDRDFFQGSPDYLKQAKNACSLPILRKDFMVDPWQLYEARLMGADCILLIVSALSDTQLADFNGIAQELGMSVLVEVHGGDELARALSLEGALLGINNRNLHTFEVSLDNTFGLLPYIPDGRLVITESGIHTREDVAAMFNHNVNSFLVGEAFMRQDNPGIALKRLFNQCL; this is encoded by the coding sequence ATGTCTTTGCCAACCATCCTGACAAAAATTATTGCCCGTAAGTATGAAGAGGTCAGTGAAGGCCAGCGGCAGCTGACCCTCGCCAATGCCCGTGCCCAGGTGGCAGATTGTCCGCCAGCAAGGGGATTTGCTGCCAGGCTGCAACGGCAGGCCCGTTCCGGCAAAGCAGCCATTATTGCAGAGTTAAAAAAGGCCTCTCCCAGTAAAGGCATTATTCGAGAGCACTTTGAACCCTCAACGATTGCGGAAAACTATGAACAGGCCGGAGCCACCTGTTTGTCCGTATTAACTGACCGTGATTTCTTTCAGGGTTCCCCTGACTATCTGAAACAGGCAAAAAATGCCTGTTCACTGCCCATCCTGCGAAAAGACTTTATGGTTGATCCCTGGCAGCTCTACGAAGCGCGGTTAATGGGCGCTGACTGTATACTGCTGATTGTATCTGCGCTATCAGATACCCAGCTGGCCGATTTTAATGGCATTGCCCAGGAGCTGGGTATGAGTGTACTGGTTGAAGTTCACGGCGGTGATGAACTGGCAAGGGCCTTATCGCTTGAGGGCGCTTTACTGGGCATTAATAACCGTAATCTTCATACCTTTGAGGTCAGCCTCGACAACACCTTCGGGTTACTTCCCTATATTCCGGATGGCCGTCTGGTGATTACAGAAAGTGGTATCCATACCAGAGAGGATGTGGCCGCCATGTTTAACCATAATGTAAATAGTTTTCTTGTGGGAGAGGCATTTATGCGACAGGATAATCCGGGTATTGCACTAAAAAGATTATTTAATCAATGTTTATAG
- the trpE gene encoding anthranilate synthase component I has product MTPDDFAHLAREGYNRIPVTREILADLDTPLTTYLKLANGRYSYLLESVQGGEKWGRYSMIGLPCRTLVRVHGHQILVETDGQVVEEHIAEDPLGFIKTFQQRYKVAELPGLPRFHGGLVGYFGYDTVRYIEPKLKASVPEDVLNTPDILLMVSDDVVVFDNLSGKLILVTHADPSIPAALDKANHKLDELVRRLNTANIQPPVQASLNPAGEDDFQSGLGQEDFTRSVEKIRDYILAGDAMQVVLSQRMSIPFDSAPLNLYRALRSTNPSPYMYYMDLGDFHVVGSSPEILARLEEGEVTVRPIAGTRKRGQTEVRDKALEQELLNDPKELAEHLMLIDLGRNDLGRVAETGSVTLTEKMAIERYSHVMHMVSNVTGQLKAGMDALDVLRATLPAGTLSGAPKVRAMEIIDEMEPVKRGIYGGAVGYLAWNGNMDTAIAIRTAVIKDRQLHIQAGAGIVADSRPDLEWKETMNKGRAVFRAVAMAQTGLKTGSPEERSACC; this is encoded by the coding sequence ATGACGCCTGATGATTTTGCGCACCTGGCTCGCGAGGGATACAACCGTATACCGGTAACCCGGGAAATCCTCGCCGATCTGGACACACCACTGACAACCTATCTGAAACTGGCTAATGGCCGCTATTCCTATCTTCTGGAATCCGTCCAGGGGGGAGAGAAATGGGGTCGCTATTCCATGATAGGCTTGCCCTGTCGAACCTTGGTTCGCGTTCATGGACACCAGATCCTTGTTGAAACCGATGGCCAGGTGGTTGAGGAGCACATTGCCGAGGATCCTCTTGGCTTTATAAAAACATTCCAGCAGCGCTATAAAGTGGCTGAGCTACCTGGCCTGCCTCGTTTTCATGGCGGTCTGGTGGGCTATTTTGGCTATGATACCGTCCGCTATATTGAACCAAAACTAAAAGCTTCTGTTCCTGAGGATGTACTAAATACGCCGGATATCCTGCTCATGGTTTCTGATGATGTGGTGGTTTTTGATAATCTGAGTGGCAAACTGATTTTGGTAACCCATGCAGACCCGTCAATACCAGCAGCCCTTGATAAGGCCAACCATAAGCTGGATGAACTGGTTCGCCGCCTGAATACGGCCAATATTCAGCCGCCTGTCCAGGCCTCACTGAACCCGGCCGGGGAGGATGATTTCCAGTCTGGACTGGGTCAGGAAGACTTTACCCGATCCGTAGAAAAAATCAGGGACTATATATTGGCTGGAGATGCCATGCAGGTGGTGCTCTCCCAGCGCATGAGCATTCCTTTTGACAGTGCCCCCTTAAATCTTTACCGGGCGTTACGAAGTACGAACCCATCACCGTATATGTATTATATGGATCTCGGTGATTTCCATGTGGTGGGTTCCTCACCTGAAATTCTGGCCAGGCTGGAGGAGGGTGAAGTCACCGTTCGTCCCATTGCCGGTACCCGTAAACGGGGACAAACGGAAGTGCGCGATAAAGCCCTGGAGCAGGAGCTGCTTAATGATCCCAAAGAGTTGGCTGAACATCTGATGTTGATAGACCTGGGACGCAATGACCTTGGACGTGTTGCTGAAACCGGCAGTGTCACACTCACTGAAAAAATGGCTATTGAACGTTACTCCCATGTTATGCATATGGTATCTAACGTGACTGGGCAGCTCAAAGCGGGGATGGATGCCCTGGATGTACTAAGAGCAACCCTGCCTGCCGGAACCCTAAGCGGTGCCCCTAAAGTCCGGGCAATGGAAATTATTGATGAGATGGAACCGGTAAAACGGGGAATTTATGGCGGAGCCGTGGGTTATCTGGCCTGGAATGGCAATATGGATACGGCAATTGCCATTCGTACGGCCGTGATCAAAGATCGCCAGCTGCATATACAGGCTGGAGCCGGTATTGTTGCTGACTCCCGGCCGGATCTGGAGTGGAAAGAAACCATGAATAAGGGACGGGCCGTTTTCCGGGCTGTAGCCATGGCCCAGACAGGCCTGAAAACAGGCAGTCCAGAGGAGCGAAGCGCATGCTGTTAA